In Aminiphilus circumscriptus DSM 16581, the sequence CCTATTCGCCGCTGACGGGGAACGACGACTGGTCGCTCTCCTCCATGTGGATCCGGAACCGCCTCTACACGATCCACAGAATCCTCGCACCCTCCCGGGAGTGGGATCCCTACGCGGAGACCATGTCCTACCCCTTCGCCATCAAGCCCGAGAAGAAGATCTCCGTGCAGGACGTGATGGAAATGCTCCGCTCCCACATGGCGGACACGCCCTTCGACATGTACGAGGATCCCGCCTGGTTCATTCGGGACGGCGACACGTCCGTGAAGAGCCCCCTTGCGACTCCCTTCGTCACGAAGGACATGCGCAAGCTCCTGCGGATCCCCTACAACCGGCCCGTGTCCAAATGGGACTGCGCCTACAGCTTCGTCTCCCAGGCCAGGGCGAACGTGCCCGATCCCCTGCGGACCATCCTCTGGTTCGGCTATGACAATCCCCACACCACCTGCTACGTTCCCATCTACAACGGCGTGACCGACACGCCCGAGACGTGGCGCACCTTCGACAGGAACGCCTTCGACCTCAAGTCCACCCAGTGGGCCTTCATACTGGGGGATGAACTCGTGAACCGCCGCTACCAGGAAGCCATGGCGGACCTCACGGCGGTCCGGGCGCCTCTGGAGAAGAGCTTCTTCGACCGGATCCCCGAGATCGACAAGAAAGCGGCGGAGCTGGCCGCGGCGGATCCCGCGAAGGCAAAGGCGTTTCTCACGGACTTCACCAGGGAGTGCATGGAGAAGACCGAACAGACCTGGTGGAAGCTGAACTGGCAGCTCATCTCGACGTACAACAACAACAAGGGAAAATAGAAATCCTGACAGAAGGTCTCCGTCGGAAGGCACACGAAAGGCGCCTTCCGACGGAGGTCGCGACAGTGAAGGAGGCGTTTTTCGTGAGACGAAAGAACGGAAGGATTTTTGCGGGCCTGGTGCTTGCGGCGGTGTTCCTCTTTGCCGCCGTCGCGGTTCAGGCGGCGCCCATCGAGCCCCCCATCGCCGTCACCACCTGCGGACAGAGCCCCGGAGCGGTGATGGTGAAGATGTCCTGCGCCCAGGCGAAGCTCATGCCCACGGACAGCGACAACAAGCTCACCGCCGACGGGCTTCGGGGCAAGGGGTACAAGACACTCATCATCACCACGGGAACGAGCATGAAGGGAATGGGTGCGGCGGGTACGGACGTGAACAAGGAGATCGCCCGCATCGAGGAACTGGTCAAGGCCGCCCGCGAGGAGGGCATGCTGGTCGTCGGCGCCCACGTGGAGGGCATGGCCCGCAGGACCGATGCCTCCGACGAGGCCTCCATCAAGGCCGTCATGCCCCTGTCGGATCTGATCCTCATCATCGAGGACAGCGACAAGGACGGATTCTTCACCGCCTACGCCAAAGAGCTGAACAAACCCCTCGTGGTCGTCAAGGATGCCCTGGGCATCGGGGCGGCCTTGGCGGAGCTGAAATAAGCGCCCCCCGGGGAGGCCCCTCCGCGGGATGCCTCCCCGGAAGAGGGGAAGGTGCTGTGCGGGCGGAAACGTCCGAGATGCCCGGAAAGGAAGTCGGTCATGTTCGCGCATGCGTCCCTGGTGCTCGCCGTCATTGTGGGGGCCTTTCTCGTGGCCAAACTCTGCCGGATAAGCACGGAACTCTCCATGTTTCTCGCCGCCGTGGCGGGTGGCCTCGCTCATGGCGCTGGTCTGTCCCTCATCCGCCACCTCGTGGAGGGCACGTTCACCTATTTCGACGTGTGCCTCATCTTTCTCACCGCCACGTTCTTCATGACCCTCGTGAAGGAGTCCGGAGGCGTGGCCTTCATCGTCCGCAAAATCGTCGCCACCTTCGCGACGAGGAAGGTCATGTGTCTGCTCTTGCTCACCCTGGTCATGCTCATTCCCGGGGCGCTCACCGGCTCGGGAGCGGCGAGCGTGCTCACCGTGGGTGCTCTCGTGGGGGCGGTGCTCGCCGCCATGGGCGTGGAGGAGACCCGGCGGGTGGCCATCGTCTTTCTCTGCGCCGCCATGAGCGCCGCCGCACCGCCCATCAATCTCTGGGCCATGATGGCCGCTGCGGGGGCGAACATGCCCTACACGGGGTTCGGCCTTCCCCTGGGCATTCTCTCCGTGACGGGAGCGCTCTTCGCCATGTTCTTCCTCGCCGGAGGAAGCAAGCCCGTGGAGGTGGAGAAGGTGCTCCGGGCGCTTCCCGAAGCTCCCCAGGGCATGGGGTGGGGACGGGTGCTCGCACCCTTTTTCCTGCTGGCGCTCCTCGTGGTCGCGGGACGTCTCGCTCCCTTTTCCATGCCCGTTCTCGGCCTTCCCCTCATCTTCCTGCTCTGCGCGGGGATGACGATCCTCCTCTCGCCCAGGAAACTTCCCCTGTGGAAGATCCTCGGCGACACCGTGGAAGCACTGCTCCCCCTGGTGGGCATCATGGTGGTGGTGGGAGCGCTCATCCAGGTGATGGCCCTCTCGGGCGCGCGGGGACTCATCTCCCTGTCGGTGGTGACCCTTCCCCTGTCGGCGCTCTACGCCACCCTGTTCCTCATCCTCCCCGTCTCGGAGGGCATGCTCCAGTACGCGGTGGCGCCCCTTTTGGGAGTGCCCCTCATCATGCTCTTCAACATGAAGGGGCTCGATCCGGTCGTCGCCCTGTCGGCCATGGCGGTTCTGTGGCCCCTGGGGGACTGCCTGCCTCCCACGGCGGTGGTGGGGCGGGCGGCGGTGCTGGAACTCGGCTACAAGGGGAACTACTGGAGTGGATTCGTGAAGACCTGTCTGGTGCCGCTGGCCTTCATCGCCGCGCTGGCCACGCTCTTTCTCGTCTACAGCGCGCGCATCGGCGCCGTGTTGGGAGGATAAGCCATGATCATGCTCAATGGATTGGTCACCGCCGCCTACTATGCCATGACGGCCCTTTTCGGCGTCGTGCTGTGCCGCAATTTCTTCCGGACTCGGAACGCCCAGGACGCGGTGCTCTACTGCATCATCCTCGTTCCCTTCGTGCTGCGCCTGCTGCGCGTGAAATAGGAGGCCCGCCGTGGAACGGAGAACCTTGCTCGTGAAGGTCCTGAGCCTTCTGATAACGGTGCTCTTCATGGTCGTGGCGGGGCGGGAGTTCCGCGCCCACCGCACCTTTCGGGAGCCCGTCGTGGCCGGAGAAGGAGTCACGGCGGTGCGCACCCTCGGCGACTATCATCCAGGCGTCAAAGGGACGGTGAACGACTGCAACATCTATTTTCTGGACAGCGGCAAACCCGGCGCCACGGTGCTCGTCTTCGGCGGCACCCATCCGGAGGAGCCCGCGGCGAACCTCACGGCGGAACTCTTCGTGGAGAACGCCCGGGTGGAGCAGGGGCGTCTTCTCGTGGTGATCCGGGGCAACCGGAGTGCCAGTACCTACACCCGGAACGGCGAGGCCTATCCGACGTTCTACCGGATTCCGACTCCCTGGGGAGAAAAGACCTACCGCATGGGAGATCGCTGTTCCAGC encodes:
- a CDS encoding DUF6305 family protein, coding for MRRKNGRIFAGLVLAAVFLFAAVAVQAAPIEPPIAVTTCGQSPGAVMVKMSCAQAKLMPTDSDNKLTADGLRGKGYKTLIITTGTSMKGMGAAGTDVNKEIARIEELVKAAREEGMLVVGAHVEGMARRTDASDEASIKAVMPLSDLILIIEDSDKDGFFTAYAKELNKPLVVVKDALGIGAALAELK
- a CDS encoding dipeptidase — its product is MRGFRKQLTGSLFAALLVLVAATAFGCTDVVAGKDATVDGSVITSHTADGAFYDAQVRTIPGATFPKGAMADVYWNITAEEEGGPVKIGEIPQVETTYTYFHVGYPFMNEHGVAIGETTIGQKEELKTFRPAAKAIMTVEQLEVFALQRAKTAREAIKVMGELAETYGFLPSCGSEGECLTVTDASEAWIFELRSVGMMWTPESKTPGAIWVAQRVPDDMVVVVPNMSRIREVHPEDADNFMASGNYQQFAIDQGWYDPASGKPFIWQEAYSPLTGNDDWSLSSMWIRNRLYTIHRILAPSREWDPYAETMSYPFAIKPEKKISVQDVMEMLRSHMADTPFDMYEDPAWFIRDGDTSVKSPLATPFVTKDMRKLLRIPYNRPVSKWDCAYSFVSQARANVPDPLRTILWFGYDNPHTTCYVPIYNGVTDTPETWRTFDRNAFDLKSTQWAFILGDELVNRRYQEAMADLTAVRAPLEKSFFDRIPEIDKKAAELAAADPAKAKAFLTDFTRECMEKTEQTWWKLNWQLISTYNNNKGK